In the genome of Streptomyces sp. NBC_00259, the window CCACGCCGTACCACCCAGAACCAGGATCTCCATCCCGCCACTCAAGCACCGCGAATGCCGACCGCCCAGATGGGTTCGCTGTCGGCGGACCGATGGCATCGGCCACGCGCCGCTCGCCACTCGCCCCTCGCCCCTCGCCCCTCGCCCCTCGCGTGAACCATGCTCCCGCCGGGGTATCGCTGTCGGCCGGGAGCCGGGCCACCGGCGCTGCGGCTGTCGGGCACGGGATCACGGCACGCACACTGTCCGTGTCAGGTCTCCAGCCGGGGGACCTCTTGAGTAAGTGGGGTCATGTGCCCAGCGTCGTGAAAATCAATGTGCTGACGGTTCCCGCCGAGCAGCGCGAGGCCTTGGAGAAGCGCTTCGCCGCGCGCGCGGGCGCGGTGGAGTCCTCGGACGGCTTCGAGTGGTTCGAACTACTGCGTCCGGTGGAAGGCACCGACACCTACCTCGTCTACACCCGCTGGCGGAGCGAGGAGGACTTCCAGAACTGGATGTCCGGGCCCATGCAGGCGGCCCACCGAGGCGAGGGCGGCGGCGAGGGCGAGCGCCCGAAGCCCGCCGCGACCGGGTCCACCCTGTGGTCCTTCGAGGTGGTCCAGCAGGCCGCTCCGAAGAAGGGCTGACACCGGCCGTCCCGGCCGCGGGCCCGCCCGGGCGGCCTCGCGGCCGGCCCGGCGCCGGCGGCGTTCGGTTCCGCCGGCCACATACACACATCCTCACTTCATGATCTTCAGGAGGCGCGACGAGTTGGCGATAGGTTCGCGATGCGACGATGCCGACTTCTCCGTCCTGTTCAGCTCTGAACGGACGTTCAAGGTCTGGCGTTACGGTGTCGGGCACTCGCAGCTGCTGCTCCGGGCGGCTCCGGAGCCCTCGCAGCCACAACGCCTGGA includes:
- a CDS encoding antibiotic biosynthesis monooxygenase family protein, whose protein sequence is MPSVVKINVLTVPAEQREALEKRFAARAGAVESSDGFEWFELLRPVEGTDTYLVYTRWRSEEDFQNWMSGPMQAAHRGEGGGEGERPKPAATGSTLWSFEVVQQAAPKKG